A section of the Amblyomma americanum isolate KBUSLIRL-KWMA chromosome 2, ASM5285725v1, whole genome shotgun sequence genome encodes:
- the LOC144118462 gene encoding testis-specific serine/threonine-protein kinase 1-like has translation MSSGARELPARSVSSAQCLIREGYTVGRTIGEGSYCRVKEISKGQDRYAVKIIAKNQTSSDFVNRFLPRELDILPRIEHPNIVKVYRILQAREKVFIIMELAEHGDLLDHIRNHGRINEERARRYFGQLASALNYLHGKNIAHRDLKCENVLLKDENTVKLTDFGFSRFCHDPNGKRVLSSTYCGSAAYASPEVLQGIPYNPKMYDVWSLGCILFIMVTGTMPFDDTNIKTQIRLQMHRDVRFPPNYSISSSCKSLIRHMLEPDIVKRATLKQVLRHAWLEEGVAVGS, from the exons ATGAGCAGCGGAGCCAGGGAGCTGCCTGCGCGCAGCGTCTCCTCGGCGCAGTGCCTCATTCGTGAGGGCTACACCGTCGGGAGGACGATCGGCGAGGGCTCCTACTGCCGGGTCAA AGAGATATCGAAGGGCCAGGACCGGTACGCGGTCAAAATCATCGCCAAGAACCAGACGTCGTCAGACTTTGTGAACCGGTTCCTCCCGCGCGAGCTGGACATCCTGCCGCGCATCGAGCACCCGAACATCGTAAAGGTCTACCGCATCCTGCAGGCGCGCGAAAAGGTCTTCATCATCATGGAGCTGGCCGAGCACGGCGACCTTCTGGACCACATCCGG AACCACGGCCGCATCAACGAGGAAAGGGCTCGTCGCTACTTCGGCCAGCTGGCCAGCGCGCTCAACTACCTGCACGGCAAGAACATCGCCCACCGGGACCTCAAGTGCGAGAACGTGCTGCTCAAGGACGAGAACACGGTCAAGCTGACCGACTTCGGCTTCAGCCGCTTCTGTC ATGACCCAAACGGCAAGCGCGTGCTGAGCTCGACGTACTGCGGCAGCGCAGCGTACGCGTCCCCGGAGGTGCTTCAGGGCATCCCGTACAACCCCAAGATGTATGACGTGTGGTCGCTGGGCTGCATCCTCTTCATCATGGTGACGGGAACGATGCCCTTCGACGACACCAACATCAAGACGCAGATACGGCTGCAGATGCACCGCGACGTCCGCTTCCCGCCAAACTACTCCATCAGCTCGTCCTGCAAGAGCCTCATCCGCCACATGCTCGAGCCCGACATCGTCAAGCGCGCCACTCTCAAGCAGGTGCTGCGCCACGCCTGGCTCGAAGAGGGCGTCGCCGTCGGCTCGTGA